In the Bacillus shivajii genome, one interval contains:
- a CDS encoding YdcF family protein, translating to MLIGWKTKFKRFFLIFFIFFVAWFVIHTVVIVVDGFTDDLNQADAAVVLGNKVELDGEPSKRLQARLDKAAELYDEGYFDYVIVSGGVGEEGFEEAKVMKNDLVGQGIPTDRIIEDDNGYNTAMTAENSRVIMDQFGLDSVMVITQHFHISRTKLAFKQEGFEEVYSAHAEIFELRDLYSTVREFPAYYKYFLTQ from the coding sequence ATGCTGATAGGATGGAAAACGAAGTTTAAAAGGTTCTTTTTGATTTTTTTCATCTTTTTCGTAGCGTGGTTTGTGATCCATACGGTAGTTATCGTCGTTGATGGCTTCACGGATGATCTCAATCAAGCAGATGCTGCAGTGGTGTTAGGAAACAAAGTGGAGCTTGACGGGGAACCGTCAAAAAGGCTACAAGCGAGGTTAGATAAAGCTGCAGAGTTATATGATGAGGGATATTTTGATTACGTGATTGTTAGTGGTGGTGTCGGTGAGGAAGGTTTTGAAGAAGCCAAAGTGATGAAAAACGATTTAGTAGGTCAAGGCATTCCAACTGATAGAATTATCGAAGACGATAATGGATACAATACAGCGATGACGGCGGAAAATTCGCGTGTCATCATGGATCAATTTGGATTAGATAGCGTCATGGTCATTACGCAACATTTTCATATTTCAAGGACGAAACTAGCATTTAAACAAGAAGGTTTTGAAGAAGTATATTCGGCGCATGCAGAAATTTTTGAGTTAAGGGATCTTTATTCCACGGTCCGTGAGTTCCCAGCTTATTATAAATACTTCCTAACACAGTAG
- the thpD gene encoding ectoine hydroxylase, with amino-acid sequence MVDLYPSRIGDNTKILKRQDPVIFSSSNEQKGPLTKEDLQSYEDNGYLLCKQLFSEDEVTFMKEELSQMMEENRNRQADDVIKEPGSNDVRSVFEVHKNSEFFKRLSENERLVSVAQQLLGSSVYITQSRINFKPGFKGKEFYWHSDFETWHVEDGMPNMRAVSCSIILTDNYEYNGPLMLIPGSHKWYISCPGKTPENNFKNSLKKQELGVPDHDSLEWLVDQAGGQIDTATGPAGSVLFFECNTMHGSAGNMSPFPRSNVFFVYNSIENKLQAPFSGSSPRPEFLANRQNISPIIPRKETIESIPGSKPSVV; translated from the coding sequence ATGGTAGACTTGTATCCTTCAAGAATCGGAGATAACACTAAGATTTTGAAGCGTCAAGACCCTGTGATTTTCAGTAGCTCCAATGAACAGAAAGGTCCATTGACAAAAGAAGATCTTCAATCATATGAAGACAATGGCTATCTTCTTTGTAAACAATTATTTTCAGAAGATGAAGTAACGTTTATGAAAGAAGAACTGTCTCAGATGATGGAAGAAAATCGAAACCGACAAGCAGATGATGTCATTAAAGAGCCGGGAAGTAATGACGTTCGCTCTGTTTTTGAAGTTCACAAAAACAGCGAGTTTTTTAAACGTCTTTCAGAAAATGAGCGTCTTGTATCGGTAGCGCAGCAGCTTCTAGGCAGCTCTGTATATATCACACAATCACGTATCAATTTTAAGCCAGGTTTTAAAGGGAAAGAATTCTACTGGCATTCAGATTTTGAAACGTGGCACGTGGAAGACGGAATGCCAAACATGAGAGCGGTGAGCTGTTCGATTATCTTAACGGATAACTATGAATACAATGGTCCACTCATGCTCATTCCAGGTTCTCACAAATGGTATATCTCTTGTCCCGGTAAGACACCAGAAAACAACTTTAAAAACTCACTGAAAAAACAAGAGTTAGGTGTGCCTGATCATGATAGTCTAGAATGGCTCGTTGACCAAGCAGGCGGTCAAATTGATACAGCGACAGGACCTGCTGGATCCGTTTTATTCTTTGAATGTAATACGATGCACGGTTCGGCTGGGAATATGTCGCCATTCCCACGAAGTAATGTATTCTTCGTCTATAATAGCATTGAAAACAAGCTGCAGGCACCGTTCTCTGGAAGTAGCCCTCGTCCGGAATTTTTAGCAAATCGCCAAAACATCAGTCCGATTATTCCTAGAAAAGAGACGATTGAGAGCATTCCAGGTAGTAAGCCATCGGTAGTCTGA
- a CDS encoding ABC transporter ATP-binding protein: MDNLIEVRGISKEFVKRKTKEKTRAVNGVSFNVQRGEVLGLLGPNGAGKTSTIKMICGLLKADSGSIHINGFDINKHRLKALGHISAVLEGNRNLYWRLTVRENLEYFAGNRGKSRKQVASQVEKLLEQFRLKEKENELVNGLSRGMQQKLAIAVALLANTEIILLDEPTLGLDVEISYELREILKTIVKEEKRTIIISSHDMPVVQELCDRTIIINKGTVVVDEKVENLLKLFETRAYSIKLGSALSQAQQDKLSATFPLSTYKNESHQAIVEVNLERSEDIYELFDIFKTEGTLVEGIDRTSIDFEQVFMEIVKGETDYALA; the protein is encoded by the coding sequence TTGGATAATTTAATTGAAGTACGAGGAATTAGTAAAGAGTTTGTGAAACGTAAAACGAAAGAAAAAACTCGGGCTGTGAATGGTGTCTCTTTTAATGTGCAACGTGGTGAAGTGCTCGGGCTACTTGGACCAAACGGAGCAGGAAAAACATCGACGATTAAGATGATCTGCGGTTTGCTGAAAGCTGATTCGGGTTCAATCCATATTAATGGATTTGATATAAATAAACATCGATTGAAGGCACTCGGTCATATTAGTGCGGTATTAGAGGGAAACCGGAATCTGTATTGGCGACTCACGGTTAGAGAAAACTTAGAGTACTTTGCTGGCAATCGTGGCAAGTCTCGTAAGCAAGTTGCAAGTCAAGTTGAGAAACTGCTAGAGCAATTTCGGTTAAAAGAAAAAGAGAATGAACTTGTGAATGGACTGTCGCGTGGGATGCAGCAAAAGTTAGCGATTGCAGTGGCACTTTTAGCAAATACCGAAATCATTTTACTAGATGAGCCCACGCTTGGTCTTGATGTCGAGATTAGCTATGAGCTCCGTGAGATCTTAAAAACAATTGTTAAAGAGGAAAAACGCACGATCATCATTAGTTCACATGACATGCCAGTTGTTCAAGAATTATGTGACCGCACAATTATTATTAATAAAGGAACGGTCGTCGTTGATGAGAAGGTGGAGAATCTCCTTAAGCTGTTTGAAACGAGAGCGTATTCGATAAAACTAGGGAGTGCACTCAGCCAAGCGCAACAAGATAAACTATCCGCTACGTTCCCTTTAAGTACGTATAAAAACGAGTCGCATCAAGCCATTGTTGAAGTGAATTTAGAACGAAGTGAGGATATTTATGAGCTTTTTGATATATTCAAAACGGAAGGAACGCTCGTTGAAGGGATTGATCGAACGTCGATCGATTTTGAGCAAGTGTTTATGGAGATCGTGAAAGGAGAAACCGACTATGCGTTGGCTTAA
- a CDS encoding ABC transporter permease, which translates to MRWLNLLKANVRKEYIELKRYLPNTVALLITFYFIFLAAFFGIMFIGDPASFDTNVQYSIVSVAFWSLTMMTMNFIGFSVITEAMRGTLEQLYMSPMGVWRIMLTRIIGQFSLQSLVMVILLFAAMLTSGQWLNLNPLTTVPIILVTMVSMVGVSFMIAGLAIIVKQIQAFLQIFQFVLMALVFVPLTVAPFLAFAPFVKGVNMVRDVMMENLTLTQIPGTDYAILFANSLVYLALGLFVFNLCEKVAMKKGLLGQY; encoded by the coding sequence ATGCGTTGGCTTAATTTATTAAAAGCAAATGTTCGAAAAGAATATATTGAACTGAAGCGCTATTTACCAAACACGGTAGCACTGCTTATAACGTTTTATTTCATTTTTCTCGCAGCTTTTTTTGGAATCATGTTTATCGGTGATCCGGCTAGCTTTGATACAAATGTCCAATATTCCATTGTCAGTGTTGCCTTTTGGAGTTTGACGATGATGACGATGAATTTTATCGGTTTTTCCGTCATTACAGAAGCGATGCGTGGAACTTTAGAACAACTTTACATGTCGCCGATGGGCGTTTGGAGGATCATGCTTACCCGAATCATTGGTCAGTTTTCGTTACAATCTCTCGTTATGGTTATCTTGCTTTTTGCAGCAATGCTAACTTCAGGACAATGGCTGAACCTTAATCCGCTAACGACGGTCCCGATCATTTTAGTCACAATGGTGAGCATGGTCGGTGTAAGCTTTATGATTGCAGGGTTAGCGATTATTGTTAAACAAATTCAGGCGTTTCTACAAATCTTCCAATTCGTATTAATGGCGCTCGTTTTTGTTCCGTTGACTGTCGCACCGTTTCTTGCATTTGCTCCATTTGTTAAGGGAGTAAATATGGTGAGAGATGTGATGATGGAAAATTTGACGTTAACACAAATTCCAGGAACTGATTATGCGATTCTTTTCGCGAACTCACTCGTCTACCTAGCTTTAGGACTTTTCGTCTTCAACCTGTGTGAGAAAGTAGCGATGAAAAAAGGTTTACTCGGTCAATATTAG
- a CDS encoding GNAT family N-acetyltransferase, producing the protein MVRKATLEDLSAIQKIARETWHDTYDGLIPRDIQDKFVSRAYSDENMALRVEKTVLFVAEIKGEVVGFANFFRRESEEAELGAIYIYPVGQGKGIGSKLLDAGIHELHNVSKLFVEVEKGNESGERFYEAKGFEVVKEYDEDFYGHMLKTKQLILKL; encoded by the coding sequence ATGGTTCGAAAGGCAACACTTGAGGATCTTTCTGCAATACAAAAAATCGCGCGAGAAACGTGGCATGATACGTATGACGGCTTAATCCCACGAGACATTCAAGACAAGTTTGTAAGTCGAGCATATTCGGATGAAAATATGGCGTTACGTGTTGAAAAAACAGTATTATTTGTAGCCGAGATTAAAGGTGAAGTCGTTGGCTTTGCGAACTTTTTTCGAAGAGAGTCAGAAGAAGCTGAGTTAGGAGCTATTTACATCTATCCTGTAGGACAAGGAAAAGGCATCGGAAGCAAACTTCTCGATGCCGGAATCCACGAGCTTCATAACGTATCAAAGCTATTTGTCGAAGTAGAAAAAGGGAACGAATCGGGTGAAAGGTTTTATGAAGCAAAAGGGTTTGAGGTTGTAAAAGAATACGACGAAGATTTTTACGGGCATATGTTAAAAACAAAGCAGCTTATTTTAAAACTTTGA